The genomic region TGAGATGCATTTACAGGCGAATTTTTACTCATAATTTTAATTAAGGTGCAATACGGGAACAAAAAGGACTTGGCAGCAgctgaaaatgaaatataaaaacatagttCAAACAGGTAAggcccactttttcttttgtatatgagtccataaatgtttttttaaacccacaggCCTAATATCCTGCTCAGATTAACATATGGCTTCAATTTAGCTAACAGAAAGAAGGCAGAGGCTCGCAAAGTGGTTGAAGGGGCACCTCCATCCATGCTGACGGAGGCAGAACAGTTTTCCAAGAGTAAGGATACTGGATGCCCGGTGGCTGAGCCCGTCACCCCACAGAGCGCAAGTGTCtgcataaaatgtaattatttatagcacacacatacatgaaaTTTGAATATGTGGGATGAAATTctcatttccttcctttttatAAACATAACCAAGTAAATTTTAGTGCCAACAGTTTAAGTGTTAAAGTGAATGAAAATTTAATGAATTACTGAGTGAAGTAAAAGGCAAAGCATAAAGGTTCAAAtgcaacaaacaaaccaaaaatcgAATTCATTTATatctcttttaaaaataactaaaaagaaGCAATACTTCAGGAACCATCTCAGCCAGACTCTTTGGCCACGTCTGACCAAAGTACATAGTGAGTTATACTACAAATTACAATTCACAAGTGTTTGAAATGGGATCATTTCTGTCTGCATTGTCTCAACTAAAGGTTCAGTACATTTGGTGAAACAGTAGCTAAATTTCTTCATCAGCAGTGCAGTACTGATCCTTGTTACTAGTATTAGCTTGGACATGCATTTTCCATAATGTCTTTATTACTTAGGAATGCTGTTCCCTGCTGACTTATTCATAATGCCATCATGTGCTATAACACATCTGCATATTTATTTCAACAGTTGCTGATGGCCTTGATGAGACTCCTACTTCAGCAGAAGCATTTCCATCCCTTCCATCTGTAAGTAGGTGACTGAGTGCTCCTGAGATATTTCTAAAGAAAGGTTTCTAAAACAGAATGTTGCTCTTCATCACAGGAAGCAGACGAAGATGACGATAAGGATACATTATCTGCTGAGATAGAACCAGATAGACCTAGTGAGGTACACACCATGACAGTAGAGGTATGTTTTAGTCGTGTGTTCTTGTATTTGAAATGTGCAGTGAAGTGATGACGATGACTGGAAAACAACCTtcatattcatgtttttatcttttaaattaaCAGAGCAAGGCCGAACATTATCAAGAGGAAGCTCCATCAACTACCCCAGCACATATTAACACAGTGAGACGTTCAATGCCATTCTGCATTTTCATAGCTTTATTTAAACTGCACCATGCATACATTTCAAGCCATTCTTACATTTTACAGTTACCAGTTAAAGAAATTTACAAAATGCACCTCATccaaacaatgacaaaaactgACAAAGAAATCACATACTTGGATCGTCAGATTAGAAAGACAGATCTGGAAATTGAATTACTGGAGCACCAGCTAGAGGTGGGTAACATGTTACAGGTGGTTACTCTCAGATAAATCCACAAATGATAATGGCTGGTTTTGTATTTGTAGGAAATAaagaagaacaaataaaatgttgaatAAAGAGTCCTGATTTATCCTCTGGGGGTGGGGTAAACTAATCTGAAAAGCGATTTTAGCAAATGGTTTCTCTGACAGCTCTTGCATCATGAACATTTTCAGGGTGAACAGGATCCTCTTCCCCAGGTTCATCCAGTCATATGGCAGGGTGCTGCTAAGAGAGGCAATATTATGGAGAACAACACATGCCACAGTTCTCTCTGATGATACCTTGAGTCtatgcaggcactggaaccagGATTTGAATATTCCTAGAGTCATGTCCACCCAGAGATGGGGAAGTTTAATTACAGCAGCTACAATCCCAAGTATAATCATGAAGTATAACTGAAGGATTTGTACATCAGTCACCTGCTGTGCTACAGAATTCCTCTTTAATACTCCTTCTTACCTTACGAGATTTCTTATTTGGAATACTACAAAATTTTGTAGCTCATGTGTAAGAGAAAAGTAAATCTTTCTAACTGGTGCATAGTTTGTGTCATAAAGGAAACCCCTGATGGTGACAAAGCAAATTGCCACACAAAGAGGTTAGTCTGATGTGAAAAGCACGACCTCGCTGTGTTATATTTGATATGTATAGGGTTGGAGCAAAATGTTCGTAATGGAGACATTCAACGAGATGCTCATCTGGGAATGAAAAAAACTTCTAATCAGGGTGTCACGCACAGAGATCTGAAAGATCTTCCGGGGATGGTGACACTATATAGGCAGCGATTTTATACCTGTTAATCTCTAAGATAGATCTTAATCTGCTCTGGTGCAGGTTTGGTTCAAGGCAGGCATGTGCAATAGTGCAACCTCTGGTACTGATCGGATGCTAAGTAATTACATGGCCGGTACCAATACCGATATTTTGATCTTACAAAGGCAGCTTATGTCTGGGTGAGCAGTGCGTCATGACTTATGAGATTAATCATCAAGTTACAAATtcttaacacattttaatgagcaCTAAATCACtgttaacacaacaaaacacacctcaggttttcaggtttttttgaAACTGGGGTTTTTGGAGACCTGAAATGTAAACATACCTGTCTCTTAAGGAGTTTGTGTTAACTTCCATTGTTTAAAAGCgaggctataaataaaatagatgtgaCAGTCAGTGCAAAAAAGTtctgacatttttcacagtACAGCTACAGTGGGCTACATACTGGACATAGAGGACTGAAACAAAATATCAGCCCTGTTATGCTAGTATCGACCCAATACGTGTTGGTATGGATACAATAGACTTTGTTTTAACTGAAATAAGCAGTATTTGTTTTGATCTGCTCACCTCTGATTCACAGCATAAGTTACCATGGGGATTTAGTCCTGTGAGAAGTGAACCCCCTTCATAGTATAGGTAACCCTGAAGTTACCTACATAAGACAAAATCCTGCTTTGTAGTTTAAGCTTCTGCTCCGGTATCAGGTTATATTTGTTTCGATCTGCTCGCCTCTAATTCACAGCATAGCTTACCATGGTGATTAAGCCAGGTAAAACTTTCATACTACTGAAAGCTCAGATTTAAAGCTCAATACAGCCAAGCTGACTTTGCTCTGTACTTCAACGCATCtgtccagttttttttcttttcttttccatcatGGACTGTATGCTTTCATACAGTTGTGTTTTTCACGAGAGACCCCTGAAGGCCACACTGATTGGAATCTCGGAGCAGCTGAGAGACAAACACACTGAGCCCGGAGAGCGACGGGAAATGGTTTTGGAAACAGCGGCGTGTTATGAAAGCAGCCGGGAAAGCGCGTACCTGCAGGTGTTATACTTATAGCTGCCTGCCACAGGTAAGTTTCACTCCGCCACAGTGGTAACTCTGCTAGCTGATGGGAAGAAGCTGTTAACTCCCAAGTGAGACCCTAAACTGTACTATTCACAAATgtgtagttttattttagtacatttaaaaagttgttttacCTCGAAAATCTGTAATTTGTCACATTTCTTGTACGCAAACGGTTTTACTCCACAAATGAGCTGAACAGTCATGTTTTCAGCAGTCTAAGTAGTTTGCCCTCGGGttattcttctgttttttcgTTTACATAAAGCACTGAGTGGTTTTTCTCCCCCTGAGCCTTACTTTCTGTGGAGAACTTGGCATGCCACAAGAAACAGGCAAATTAGTTAACGGTGTCCAGAaatctttttattacttttctgTGTCAGTTGTTATTTGCTTGTTTCCAGGGTAGAGTCATCAAtatatttttgctttgctttgtgttaCGAAATGGACATTCCTGCTGCTTTGCTATCATCTTAGCTTACTGACCTTAGTCATAGAGGCTATAAAATGGAGAGAATGGAACGAATCGCTCTTTGGGTGTAGGACCTTGTTGCATTGACCGTCTGCTGACATTTGGCCATGAACCTAAGAGCCTCACTGCTGCTATTACCCCCACTCTCTGATGAACCCCACGCACCCTATGCATTGCTATAGCATGTTTCATTATTTGCAGGGTATTGTGAATGACTCTAGTATGTGTGCTTTGAACTCCACTATCATATTAGACATTCTTTAAATCCATAGGGAGCAATCCATTCTAATATTGAACTGCTGAAAGCTTGCATCATAAAGAGACCTTAGTTTAAGAGGCAGTTCTTGGAGCAGCTTGAGCTGAATTCAGTAGGTTGTAATACCTTGTGCAGTTGTGATAATGCTCAAAATGATTTATGAAGGAAAATCTCATCATCTAgtgtctgttgtttgttttgatagTCTTCAGTAGTGATC from Astatotilapia calliptera chromosome 23, fAstCal1.2, whole genome shotgun sequence harbors:
- the LOC113016561 gene encoding uncharacterized protein LOC113016561, yielding METGQRKRSAYFTPLEIDILLSVYGEYEHIFSKKGNTAAAAKERELAWERIAARVNACNTGTKRTWQQLKMKYKNIVQTANRKKAEARKVVEGAPPSMLTEAEQFSKSKDTGCPVAEPVTPQSASVCIKFADGLDETPTSAEAFPSLPSEADEDDDKDTLSAEIEPDRPSEVHTMTVESKAEHYQEEAPSTTPAHINTLPVKEIYKMHLIQTMTKTDKEITYLDRQIRKTDLEIELLEHQLEEIKKNK